One Halobacterium sp. DL1 DNA window includes the following coding sequences:
- a CDS encoding MFS transporter, whose protein sequence is MPVRTKEEYRQGLRDGREVYYKGELVEDVTEHPATRGMVETQGELFDLQSDPEHEDLLTFESPSTGDPVPIFYKKPMSEADLEQRRKASKLWMDYTCGMSGRANDFLANGVTGMAIGRELFADEDADHDFAQNVEDYYEYCRENDVCLTHALIDPQIDRSEASSFRLEDDSADRPGAVRKVEEDDDGIVVSGARMLATLGPQADEILLYPFGYYGEGEEDQALAFAVPANADGVRQICRPQLSRNDERNHPLSSRFDEMDTFVVLDEVHVPWERVFIDGNIEAANAWRDKTETAYAGLTYHQTAIKDLAKAEFAFGVATMLAESTGIEEYFHVQAKLGEISTMVEQIRACVQASEAQAYEFGDCLIPEPRPLFAVTASFPDQFPRIVDIIRDLGGSGLIGVPHWEDLEADDPLGGDVETYFRGKDIEANERLGVQKLAYEIAIGSLGSREELYERFYTGGPMRVKSNMWKNHPDKEALKERVREYGLQGADEPAASATEQSAADDDD, encoded by the coding sequence ATGCCAGTTAGAACCAAGGAGGAGTACCGACAAGGTCTCCGAGACGGCCGAGAGGTCTACTACAAGGGTGAACTCGTCGAGGACGTCACGGAGCACCCGGCCACGCGGGGAATGGTCGAGACGCAGGGCGAACTGTTCGACCTGCAGAGCGACCCCGAACACGAGGACCTGCTCACGTTCGAGTCGCCGTCGACCGGCGACCCGGTTCCCATCTTCTACAAGAAGCCGATGTCGGAGGCGGACCTCGAGCAGCGCCGCAAGGCGTCGAAGCTCTGGATGGACTACACCTGCGGGATGTCCGGGCGTGCCAACGATTTCCTCGCGAACGGCGTGACGGGGATGGCCATCGGCCGTGAACTGTTCGCCGACGAGGACGCCGACCACGACTTCGCGCAGAACGTCGAGGACTACTACGAGTACTGCCGCGAGAACGACGTCTGCCTCACGCACGCGCTCATCGACCCCCAGATCGACCGCTCGGAGGCGTCGTCGTTCCGCCTCGAGGACGACAGCGCCGACCGACCGGGCGCGGTCCGGAAGGTCGAGGAGGACGACGACGGCATCGTCGTCAGCGGCGCGCGCATGCTCGCCACGCTCGGCCCACAGGCCGACGAGATCCTCCTCTACCCGTTCGGCTACTACGGCGAGGGTGAGGAGGACCAGGCGCTGGCGTTCGCCGTTCCCGCCAACGCCGACGGCGTCCGGCAGATCTGCCGGCCACAGCTCTCGCGCAACGACGAGCGCAACCACCCGCTGTCCAGCCGCTTCGACGAGATGGACACGTTCGTCGTACTCGACGAGGTCCACGTCCCGTGGGAGCGCGTGTTCATCGACGGCAACATCGAGGCCGCGAACGCGTGGCGGGACAAGACCGAGACCGCGTACGCGGGGCTGACGTACCACCAGACCGCCATCAAGGACCTCGCGAAAGCGGAGTTCGCGTTCGGCGTCGCGACGATGCTCGCCGAGAGCACGGGCATCGAGGAGTACTTCCACGTCCAGGCGAAGCTCGGCGAGATCTCGACGATGGTCGAGCAGATCCGGGCCTGCGTGCAGGCCTCGGAGGCACAGGCGTACGAGTTCGGCGACTGCCTCATCCCGGAGCCGCGCCCGCTGTTCGCGGTGACCGCGTCGTTCCCCGACCAGTTCCCGCGCATCGTCGACATCATCCGGGACCTCGGCGGGAGCGGCCTCATCGGCGTCCCCCACTGGGAGGACCTCGAGGCGGACGATCCGCTGGGCGGCGACGTGGAGACGTACTTCCGCGGGAAGGACATCGAGGCCAACGAGCGCCTCGGCGTCCAGAAGCTCGCCTACGAGATCGCCATCGGCTCGCTGGGTAGCCGCGAGGAGCTGTACGAGCGGTTCTACACCGGCGGCCCGATGCGCGTGAAGTCGAACATGTGGAAGAACCACCCGGACAAGGAGGCACTGAAAGAGCGCGTCAGGGAGTACGGACTCCAGGGCGCCGACGAACCTGCGGCGTCCGCCACCGAGCAGTCCGCCGCGGACGACGACGACTGA
- a CDS encoding ABC transporter — translation MTDPLLEVDGVSAGYESNVVLRDVSLDVDEGEVVSIVGRNGAGKTTTLRTIMGQLTVDSGHVRFRGEDITNAAPNEVYRRGIGLVPEHREIFPDLTVAENLEVGGVTTDDNWLSMDEAYDYFPRLRERRSNRGAQLSGGEQQMLAIARSLRGATDLLLLDEPTEGLAPQIVESILDIIDQLRADGVTVLLVEQNLQAVLEVADRHYVLADGGIVFEGTTEELEAADDVRQRYLGVSD, via the coding sequence ATGACTGACCCGCTGCTCGAAGTGGACGGCGTCAGCGCCGGCTACGAGAGCAACGTCGTCCTCCGTGACGTCTCACTCGACGTCGACGAGGGCGAGGTCGTCTCCATCGTCGGCCGGAACGGCGCCGGGAAGACGACGACGCTGCGCACCATCATGGGCCAGCTCACCGTCGACTCGGGGCACGTCCGCTTCCGCGGCGAGGACATCACGAACGCCGCACCGAACGAGGTGTACCGTCGCGGTATCGGCCTCGTCCCGGAACACCGAGAGATCTTCCCCGACCTTACCGTCGCGGAGAACCTGGAGGTCGGCGGCGTGACGACCGACGACAACTGGCTCTCGATGGACGAGGCCTACGACTACTTCCCGCGCTTGCGGGAGCGCCGCTCGAACCGCGGCGCACAGCTCTCGGGTGGCGAACAACAGATGCTCGCCATCGCGCGGAGCCTCAGAGGCGCGACCGACCTACTGTTGCTCGACGAACCGACCGAGGGGCTCGCCCCCCAGATCGTCGAGTCCATCCTCGACATCATCGACCAGTTGCGCGCTGACGGCGTCACTGTCCTGCTGGTTGAGCAGAACCTGCAGGCGGTGCTCGAGGTTGCGGACCGCCACTACGTACTGGCAGACGGCGGCATCGTCTTCGAAGGCACGACTGAGGAACTAGAAGCAGCAGACGACGTCCGACAGCGCTACCTCGGCGTCTCCGACTAG
- a CDS encoding 4-hyroxy-2-oxovalerate aldolase (catalyzes the formation of pyruvate and acetaldehyde from 4-hydroxy-2-ketovaleric acid; involved in the degradation of phenylpropionate), translating to MSDDIRLVDMTLRDGMHAVDHQFTPGQMADIAGALDAANMDVVEVSHGDGMGGSSINYGFAAASTGEYLDAVRPELSDTELSVLLLPGIGTVEDLELAASKGADVLRIATHVTEADVSAEHFDYATDMGLEANGLLMLSHMADPETVLEQASLMEEYGADAVYVMDSAGALLPDGVRERVSLLDEELSIDVGFHAHNNLGLGIGNTLAGLDAGAVTVDGCLRGLGAGSGNAQMEVLVGTLEKAGYDVGPDLFGTMDAASDVLEPMLTEETMPELDNDSLILGYAGVYSSFLRHTRRAAEQFDIDPRDILVELGELGVVGGQEDMITDVAARLAEEREDAAEAN from the coding sequence GTGAGCGACGACATCCGGCTGGTGGACATGACGCTTCGCGACGGCATGCACGCCGTCGACCACCAGTTCACGCCCGGCCAGATGGCGGACATCGCGGGCGCACTCGACGCCGCGAACATGGACGTGGTGGAGGTGTCCCACGGCGACGGCATGGGTGGGTCCTCTATCAACTACGGCTTCGCGGCCGCGTCCACCGGGGAGTACCTCGACGCCGTCCGCCCGGAGCTCTCGGACACCGAACTCTCGGTGCTCCTGCTCCCTGGCATCGGCACCGTCGAGGACCTCGAACTCGCGGCGAGCAAGGGCGCGGACGTGCTCCGCATCGCGACGCACGTCACGGAGGCGGACGTCTCCGCGGAGCACTTCGACTACGCGACGGACATGGGCCTGGAGGCCAACGGCCTCCTGATGCTGTCGCACATGGCCGACCCCGAGACCGTCCTCGAACAGGCCAGCCTGATGGAGGAGTACGGCGCGGACGCCGTCTACGTGATGGACTCCGCGGGCGCGCTACTCCCCGACGGTGTGCGGGAGCGCGTGAGCCTGCTCGACGAGGAGCTCTCGATAGACGTCGGCTTCCACGCGCACAACAACCTCGGACTGGGCATCGGGAACACGCTTGCTGGCCTCGACGCGGGCGCCGTCACCGTCGACGGCTGTCTGCGCGGCCTCGGCGCGGGTTCCGGCAACGCCCAGATGGAGGTGCTCGTTGGCACGCTCGAGAAGGCCGGCTACGACGTCGGCCCCGACCTGTTCGGGACGATGGACGCCGCCTCCGACGTGCTGGAACCGATGCTGACCGAAGAGACGATGCCGGAACTCGACAACGACTCGCTCATCCTCGGCTACGCCGGGGTGTACTCGTCGTTCCTCCGGCACACCCGGCGCGCCGCCGAACAGTTCGACATCGACCCGCGGGACATCCTCGTGGAACTCGGCGAACTCGGCGTCGTCGGCGGACAGGAAGACATGATCACGGACGTCGCGGCGCGTCTCGCGGAGGAGCGAGAGGACGCCGCGGAGGCAAACTAA
- a CDS encoding oxidoreductase, which produces METAVSVASVAQAGPDTVVVELETPREFDAEPGQFVKLSADLDGETENAFYTISSPRVSETFEITVGADEDATLGKWLAERNAGDEVELMGPLGETHYEGEDSVVLFAGGPGIGPCVGIAERVAEDGGRVVLVYRDDDPVHEERLGALEDDGATVEVLDADEAVEDAAVSFPADAQVFVYGFAEFLDETRDVLAAADRDPDEAKAENFG; this is translated from the coding sequence ATGGAGACAGCGGTTAGCGTAGCCAGCGTCGCGCAGGCCGGACCAGACACCGTCGTCGTCGAACTCGAGACGCCCAGGGAGTTCGACGCCGAACCCGGGCAGTTCGTCAAACTGTCCGCGGACCTCGACGGAGAGACGGAGAACGCGTTCTACACCATCTCCTCGCCGCGGGTGAGCGAGACGTTCGAGATCACCGTCGGCGCCGACGAGGACGCGACCCTCGGCAAGTGGCTGGCCGAACGGAACGCAGGCGACGAGGTGGAGCTCATGGGTCCCCTGGGTGAGACCCACTACGAGGGCGAGGATTCGGTCGTGCTGTTCGCCGGCGGACCGGGTATCGGTCCCTGCGTCGGCATCGCGGAGCGCGTCGCCGAAGACGGCGGGCGCGTGGTGCTGGTCTACCGGGACGACGACCCGGTCCACGAGGAGCGTCTGGGCGCCCTCGAGGACGACGGTGCTACCGTCGAGGTTCTGGACGCCGACGAGGCGGTGGAGGACGCCGCGGTCTCGTTCCCGGCGGACGCCCAGGTGTTCGTCTACGGGTTCGCGGAGTTCCTCGACGAGACCCGAGACGTGCTCGCGGCGGCCGACCGGGACCCGGACGAGGCGAAGGCGGAGAACTTCGGCTGA
- a CDS encoding IclR family transcriptional regulator: MTTRGKNTVDAVRTTFRVLEGLEALGGARVTELADHLGLPKSTVHNHLRTLVEEEYVVKDETKNEYRIALRHLTFGEHARNQTLYQIAKPEIRELAQETGEHANLAMHEHGYGVYVHKATGEKAVKLDSYPGKRVYLHTTGFGKAMLANMDEATREAIYERHGLPAVTPRTTTDRDELEAELEEIRARGYAFDDEERLDSMRCVAAPLTTTDGRVAGAISVSGPAGRLKGDYFREELPDRVVSVANIIEINATYT, from the coding sequence ATGACAACCCGGGGCAAGAACACTGTCGACGCCGTCCGCACGACGTTCCGCGTCCTCGAAGGGCTGGAGGCTCTCGGCGGCGCGCGCGTCACCGAACTCGCCGACCACCTCGGCCTCCCGAAGAGCACCGTCCACAACCACCTGCGGACGCTCGTCGAGGAGGAGTACGTCGTCAAGGACGAGACGAAAAACGAGTATCGAATCGCCCTCCGACACCTCACGTTCGGCGAGCACGCGCGCAACCAGACGCTCTACCAGATCGCGAAACCCGAGATCCGGGAACTCGCCCAGGAGACCGGCGAGCACGCGAACCTCGCGATGCACGAGCACGGCTACGGCGTCTACGTCCACAAGGCGACCGGCGAGAAGGCCGTGAAACTCGACTCCTACCCGGGCAAGCGGGTGTACCTCCACACCACCGGCTTCGGGAAGGCGATGCTCGCCAACATGGACGAGGCCACCCGGGAGGCCATCTACGAACGCCACGGCCTCCCCGCGGTCACGCCCAGGACGACCACCGACCGCGACGAACTGGAGGCCGAACTGGAGGAGATCCGCGCTCGCGGCTACGCCTTCGACGACGAGGAGCGCCTCGACAGCATGCGCTGCGTCGCGGCGCCGCTCACCACGACGGACGGCCGCGTGGCAGGCGCAATCAGCGTCTCCGGGCCCGCGGGCCGCCTGAAGGGCGACTACTTCCGGGAGGAACTCCCGGACCGCGTCGTCAGCGTAGCGAACATCATCGAGATCAACGCCACGTACACGTGA
- a CDS encoding branched-chain amino acid ABC transporter permease — translation MATFATITYFGIDPVTFGVQVLNGLTLGGIYVLIAIGLSLIFGVMNVVNFAHGSLWMLGAYLAFAVVTTSIAVPGFGVIVGSFWLALLVVPLVVGAVGFGIEYATFRPLYGRNPLYHILLTFGFTLVFVDVVEFFWGSGYNSVSTPALFRGAVQMGPAYFPKYRLFVLGAALGLSALVWVVLKFTNFGLVVRAGSQNRMMARSLGINVSWYYTGVFVLGAALAGIAGALSAPLFPIVPSMWTRAIILAFIIVIVGGLGSFRGAVVAGFGVGIVESLGSTYLPSLSGYLVYLLMFTVLLVRPYGIFGREESVEAAETNVEIDRSLPIIGAKSPIFLGALALFAVFPFVTQALVGTYYVGVMVQALALATLVLGLDLVTGYTGLISFGHAMFIGLGAYVTALVLVNVTGLLPVAILVAIVVTALLAWAVGFLGVRVGGVYFAMLTLAVAQIVHELVFDFGGITGSNDGLGFAIPPVPFLELGDTTTLYYVSLVTLVALYLLAVRVLQSPFGTSLVAIRDSEHRMEALGYDVDKYKRRAFMLSGAYGGIGGVLYALYFTFVDPSILTWTVSGDAIVMMVLGGMGTLYGPIVGAIAFVFLRNGLSIYVSHWEFVAGAIFILAVIFMPRGLVSLPFNRFRGDGAEGAGAEQEPPEPAANPQSGGDSDVE, via the coding sequence GTGGCGACGTTTGCGACGATAACGTACTTCGGCATCGACCCGGTGACGTTCGGCGTCCAGGTGCTCAACGGGCTCACGCTCGGGGGCATCTACGTCCTCATCGCCATCGGCCTGTCGCTCATCTTCGGCGTGATGAACGTCGTGAACTTCGCCCACGGGTCGCTGTGGATGCTCGGCGCGTACCTGGCGTTCGCCGTCGTCACGACGAGCATCGCGGTGCCCGGGTTCGGCGTCATCGTCGGGTCGTTCTGGCTCGCGCTACTCGTCGTGCCGCTCGTCGTCGGCGCCGTCGGCTTCGGCATCGAGTACGCGACGTTCCGGCCGCTGTACGGACGCAACCCCCTCTACCACATCCTGTTGACGTTCGGGTTCACGCTCGTGTTCGTCGACGTCGTGGAGTTCTTCTGGGGGAGCGGCTACAACTCTGTCTCGACGCCCGCATTGTTCCGTGGCGCAGTCCAGATGGGGCCGGCGTACTTCCCGAAGTACCGTCTGTTCGTGCTCGGCGCTGCGCTCGGCCTGTCGGCGCTCGTCTGGGTCGTTCTGAAGTTCACGAACTTCGGACTCGTCGTGCGCGCTGGCTCGCAGAACCGGATGATGGCGCGCTCGCTCGGCATCAACGTCTCCTGGTACTACACGGGCGTGTTCGTGCTCGGCGCTGCGCTCGCGGGCATCGCCGGCGCGCTGTCGGCGCCGCTGTTCCCCATCGTGCCGTCGATGTGGACGCGCGCCATCATCCTCGCGTTCATCATCGTCATCGTCGGCGGCCTCGGGTCGTTCCGGGGCGCCGTGGTCGCCGGCTTCGGCGTCGGCATCGTCGAGAGCCTCGGGTCGACGTACCTCCCGTCGCTGTCGGGGTACCTCGTCTACCTCCTGATGTTCACGGTGCTGCTCGTGCGGCCCTACGGCATCTTCGGCCGCGAGGAGAGCGTCGAGGCCGCGGAGACGAACGTCGAAATCGACCGCTCGCTCCCCATCATCGGCGCGAAGAGTCCGATATTCCTCGGGGCACTCGCGCTGTTCGCCGTCTTCCCGTTCGTCACCCAGGCGCTCGTCGGGACGTACTACGTCGGCGTGATGGTGCAGGCGCTCGCACTCGCGACGCTCGTGCTCGGTCTCGACCTCGTCACGGGCTACACGGGCCTCATCTCGTTCGGCCACGCCATGTTCATCGGCCTGGGCGCGTACGTCACCGCGCTCGTGCTGGTGAACGTCACGGGGCTGCTCCCGGTCGCCATCCTCGTCGCCATCGTCGTGACGGCGCTGCTGGCGTGGGCGGTCGGCTTCCTCGGCGTGCGCGTCGGCGGCGTCTACTTCGCCATGCTGACGCTCGCAGTAGCGCAGATCGTCCACGAACTCGTCTTCGACTTCGGGGGAATCACGGGCAGCAACGACGGCCTCGGATTCGCGATACCGCCGGTGCCTTTCCTCGAGCTCGGGGACACCACGACGCTGTACTACGTCAGCCTCGTGACCCTCGTGGCGCTGTACCTGCTGGCCGTGCGCGTGCTCCAGTCGCCGTTCGGCACGTCGCTGGTCGCCATCCGCGACAGCGAACACCGCATGGAGGCGCTGGGCTACGACGTGGACAAGTACAAGCGGCGTGCGTTCATGCTCTCGGGCGCCTACGGCGGCATCGGGGGCGTGCTGTACGCGCTGTACTTCACGTTCGTCGACCCCTCGATCCTCACCTGGACGGTGAGCGGCGACGCCATCGTGATGATGGTGCTCGGCGGCATGGGGACGCTGTACGGCCCCATCGTCGGCGCCATCGCGTTCGTCTTCCTGCGCAACGGGCTCTCCATCTACGTCTCCCACTGGGAGTTCGTCGCGGGCGCCATCTTCATCCTCGCGGTCATCTTCATGCCGCGCGGCCTCGTCTCGCTCCCGTTCAACCGCTTCCGTGGCGACGGCGCCGAAGGAGCGGGCGCCGAACAGGAGCCGCCGGAGCCAGCGGCGAACCCGCAGTCCGGGGGTGACAGCGATGTCGAGTGA
- a CDS encoding FAD synthase codes for MTRVLAQGTFDVLHPGHVDYLAQAAARGDELHVIVARSENVTHKPSPVLGDEQRRRMVAALDPVDEAHVGHPSDIFVPLEEIDPDVVVLGHDQHHDEDDLAAAFDAHGLDCGVERAAPADLDFEGAVLSTSTILRRILDARQHRAAAKMRPPTLRQRPL; via the coding sequence ATGACCAGAGTACTCGCGCAGGGGACCTTCGACGTGCTCCACCCCGGGCACGTGGACTACCTCGCCCAGGCGGCCGCTCGTGGCGACGAACTCCACGTCATCGTCGCCCGCTCGGAGAACGTCACGCACAAGCCGTCGCCGGTGCTCGGCGACGAGCAGCGCCGCCGCATGGTGGCCGCCCTCGACCCCGTCGACGAGGCCCACGTGGGCCACCCCTCGGACATCTTCGTCCCCCTCGAGGAGATCGACCCCGACGTCGTCGTCCTCGGTCACGACCAGCACCACGACGAGGACGACCTCGCCGCCGCTTTCGACGCCCACGGCCTCGACTGCGGCGTCGAGCGGGCCGCCCCCGCCGACCTCGACTTCGAGGGCGCGGTGCTCTCGACGAGTACGATTCTGCGTAGAATTCTCGACGCGCGCCAGCACCGCGCGGCCGCGAAGATGCGGCCGCCGACGCTCCGCCAGCGCCCCCTCTAG
- a CDS encoding acetaldehyde dehydrogenase: MSQLSAAIVGPGNIGTDLMYKILDRGERVELEAMVGILPVEESDGLQAAQEAGVAVGTEGIDSVRERADDLDLVFEATSASIHADHAPVYDELGLFAVDMTPAAIGPLAVPVVNIDDVADEANNVNMITCGGQATIPLVHAVDRVSDVKYAEIVATIASKSAGPGTRHNIDEFTQTTSSGIEQVGGADEGKAIIVLNPAEPPIMMRNTVYTEVPADADVDAIRDSVSRIEAEVQAYVPGYEVTLDPLVKENHDIDSDDTKVLTTMLQVEGEGQHLPEYAGNLDIMTSAALGAAERVAERRGADTAEVAE, translated from the coding sequence ATGTCACAACTGAGCGCAGCAATCGTCGGTCCCGGCAACATCGGGACCGACCTGATGTACAAGATACTCGACCGCGGTGAACGCGTCGAACTGGAAGCGATGGTCGGCATCCTCCCCGTCGAGGAGTCCGACGGCCTGCAGGCCGCCCAGGAGGCGGGCGTCGCCGTGGGCACCGAGGGCATCGACAGCGTCAGGGAGCGCGCCGACGACCTCGACCTCGTCTTCGAGGCGACGAGCGCGAGCATCCACGCGGACCACGCGCCCGTCTACGACGAACTCGGCCTGTTCGCCGTGGACATGACGCCCGCCGCCATCGGCCCGCTCGCGGTCCCCGTCGTGAACATCGACGACGTGGCCGACGAAGCGAACAACGTGAACATGATCACCTGTGGGGGGCAGGCGACCATCCCCCTCGTCCACGCCGTCGACCGCGTCTCGGACGTCAAGTACGCCGAGATCGTCGCGACCATCGCGTCGAAGAGCGCGGGTCCCGGCACCCGGCACAACATCGACGAGTTCACGCAGACGACGTCCAGCGGCATCGAGCAGGTGGGCGGCGCCGACGAGGGGAAGGCCATCATCGTGTTGAACCCCGCAGAGCCACCCATCATGATGCGAAACACCGTCTACACGGAGGTACCGGCGGACGCCGACGTCGACGCCATCCGCGACTCCGTCTCGCGCATCGAGGCGGAGGTGCAGGCGTACGTGCCCGGCTACGAGGTGACCCTCGACCCACTCGTCAAGGAGAACCACGACATCGACAGCGACGACACGAAGGTGCTGACGACGATGCTCCAGGTCGAAGGCGAGGGGCAGCACCTCCCCGAGTACGCAGGGAATCTCGACATCATGACGAGCGCCGCGCTCGGAGCCGCCGAGCGCGTGGCCGAGCGTCGCGGCGCCGACACCGCGGAGGTGGCAGAGTGA
- a CDS encoding amino acid ABC transporter ATP-binding protein, with amino-acid sequence MSSDPVLETHDLTKAYGGLVAVDNVDLDVGRTEVRSVIGPNGAGKSTLFNLVNGFLEPTSGTVEFDGRDITGLPAYERCQIGMGRSFQVNDFFGSLTVRENVRIGVQATSGKRTNPITPAQSLEPVNDRTGEILERVELAQFADEQASALSYGDQRKLELALALSSDPTLLLLDEPTAGIGPDETQEIASLIQRIAADKAVLLTEHDIDMVMSISDRITVIHLGQVIAEGTPEEIAANEDVQQAYIGGMDDD; translated from the coding sequence ATGTCGAGTGACCCGGTCCTCGAGACCCACGACCTGACGAAAGCCTACGGCGGACTGGTCGCCGTGGACAACGTCGACCTCGACGTCGGCCGGACGGAGGTCCGGAGCGTCATCGGGCCGAACGGCGCCGGGAAGTCGACGCTGTTCAACCTCGTCAACGGGTTCCTCGAACCGACCTCCGGCACCGTCGAGTTCGACGGCCGCGACATCACGGGACTGCCCGCCTACGAGCGCTGTCAGATCGGCATGGGCCGGTCGTTCCAGGTGAACGACTTCTTCGGGAGTCTCACAGTCCGGGAGAACGTGCGAATCGGCGTGCAGGCGACGTCGGGCAAGCGGACGAACCCGATCACGCCCGCACAGAGCCTCGAACCGGTCAACGACCGCACCGGGGAGATACTCGAACGGGTCGAACTCGCGCAGTTCGCCGACGAGCAGGCGAGCGCGCTCTCCTACGGGGACCAGCGCAAGCTGGAACTCGCGCTCGCGCTCTCCTCGGACCCGACGCTGCTGTTGCTCGACGAGCCCACCGCGGGCATCGGGCCCGACGAGACCCAGGAGATAGCGAGTCTCATCCAGCGCATTGCCGCCGACAAGGCAGTGCTGCTCACCGAACACGACATCGACATGGTCATGTCCATCTCCGACCGCATCACCGTCATCCACCTCGGCCAGGTGATCGCCGAGGGAACACCCGAAGAGATAGCCGCGAACGAGGACGTCCAGCAGGCGTACATCGGAGGGATGGACGATGACTGA
- a CDS encoding beta-lactamase: MSAGTTADGVYRFNTADWTLDYSMMVQMQRPGEPYEGPCPFFLVKHPEGTVLFDTGVSLEMVQSPEQYGQHGAPHMTEFVQTCETDESRTPAAHLADVGYEPGDVDYVVMSHLHTDHAGNVDTFPDAEFLVHEDELKYAMWPTATAQALFYLDGDLEPLRSHEYDVTALTGRHDLFGDGSVEVFPTPGHSPGHQSLRVELPESGTVVLAGDVANLRAGYQQELPAAFSWSLDDATHSIRAVRRETGGDGGAVYLHHDQEDGERFPDPPEKLV, encoded by the coding sequence ATGTCCGCCGGCACGACGGCAGACGGCGTCTACCGGTTCAACACCGCGGACTGGACGCTCGACTACAGCATGATGGTCCAGATGCAGCGCCCCGGCGAACCGTACGAGGGCCCGTGCCCGTTCTTCCTCGTCAAACACCCCGAGGGAACGGTGCTCTTCGACACCGGCGTCAGCCTCGAGATGGTCCAGAGCCCCGAGCAGTACGGCCAGCACGGCGCGCCCCACATGACCGAATTCGTCCAGACCTGCGAGACCGACGAGTCCCGGACGCCAGCCGCCCACCTCGCGGACGTCGGCTACGAACCCGGCGACGTCGACTACGTCGTGATGAGTCACCTCCACACCGACCACGCGGGCAACGTCGACACGTTCCCGGACGCCGAGTTCCTCGTCCACGAGGACGAACTCAAGTACGCCATGTGGCCCACCGCGACCGCCCAGGCGCTGTTCTACCTCGACGGCGACCTCGAACCGTTGCGCAGCCACGAGTACGACGTCACCGCGCTCACTGGCCGCCACGACCTCTTCGGCGACGGCAGCGTCGAGGTGTTCCCGACGCCCGGGCACTCGCCCGGCCACCAGTCCCTGCGCGTCGAACTCCCGGAGTCGGGGACGGTCGTTCTCGCGGGCGACGTAGCGAACCTCCGCGCGGGCTACCAGCAGGAGCTCCCCGCGGCGTTCAGCTGGTCGCTCGACGACGCCACTCACTCCATCCGGGCGGTCCGCCGGGAGACCGGCGGCGACGGCGGCGCCGTCTACCTCCACCACGACCAGGAGGACGGGGAGCGCTTCCCCGACCCGCCAGAGAAACTGGTGTGA